A region of Pyxidicoccus parkwaysis DNA encodes the following proteins:
- a CDS encoding lysophospholipid acyltransferase family protein, with product MFYACVRAVVALFLRLFYRVKVNAPAKEPEGPVLFVGNHPNGLIDPALVFILTRRQVTFLAKAPLFKMPVIGWLLRGLDALPVYRKQDDPTKMAGNEGTLDAAKGALVKGRAITIFPEGKSHSEPGLAELKTGAARIALNAAKEGAPVRIVPVGLTYAEKNVFRSEVLIDVGPAIEVQTFLPKDVASEPEAVRALTERIAEGLRAVTLNLEQWADLPLVQLAEQLYAFRQGGALDAERLRLWARGVQLFRAQEPERFEDIRAHLASFKHRMELVQAAGPEDLALVYRPGNVVPFVVKNLLALLLGLPLCALGLMLFWLPYQLPRAASRKVELDVQATVKFLTAFVVALVWWGALTVAAGWWAGVPWGVATFLAVPPLALFTLYFGERWEALKRDITVFFTLGNRARLKALLLADGERLASEVERLAGEYRPKLDGTPLPGTAPVTP from the coding sequence GTGTTCTACGCGTGCGTACGTGCGGTGGTGGCCCTGTTCCTACGGCTCTTCTACCGGGTGAAGGTGAATGCCCCGGCGAAGGAGCCGGAAGGGCCCGTGCTCTTCGTGGGCAACCATCCCAACGGGCTCATCGACCCCGCGCTGGTGTTCATCCTCACGCGCCGCCAGGTGACGTTCCTCGCCAAGGCGCCGCTGTTCAAGATGCCCGTCATCGGCTGGCTGCTGCGTGGGCTCGATGCGCTGCCCGTGTATCGCAAGCAGGATGACCCCACGAAGATGGCGGGCAACGAGGGCACGCTCGATGCCGCCAAGGGCGCGCTCGTGAAGGGCCGCGCCATCACCATCTTCCCCGAGGGCAAGAGCCACTCCGAGCCCGGGCTCGCCGAGCTGAAGACCGGCGCCGCGCGCATCGCCCTCAACGCCGCGAAGGAAGGCGCTCCCGTTCGCATCGTCCCCGTGGGCCTCACCTACGCGGAGAAGAACGTCTTCCGCAGTGAAGTGCTCATCGACGTGGGCCCCGCTATCGAAGTGCAGACCTTCCTTCCGAAGGACGTCGCCTCCGAACCCGAGGCCGTGCGCGCCCTCACCGAGCGCATCGCCGAAGGACTGCGCGCCGTCACGCTCAACCTGGAGCAGTGGGCGGACCTGCCGCTGGTACAGCTCGCCGAGCAGCTCTATGCCTTCAGGCAGGGTGGGGCGCTGGACGCGGAGCGACTGCGGCTCTGGGCTCGTGGCGTGCAGCTCTTCCGCGCGCAGGAGCCCGAGCGCTTCGAGGACATCCGCGCCCACCTCGCATCCTTCAAGCACCGCATGGAGTTGGTGCAGGCCGCCGGCCCCGAGGACCTGGCGCTGGTGTACCGGCCCGGCAACGTGGTGCCCTTCGTCGTGAAGAACCTGCTCGCCCTGTTGCTGGGGCTGCCGCTGTGTGCGTTGGGCCTGATGTTGTTCTGGCTGCCGTACCAGCTGCCTCGCGCGGCGAGCCGCAAGGTGGAGCTGGACGTGCAGGCCACGGTGAAGTTCCTCACCGCCTTCGTGGTGGCGCTGGTGTGGTGGGGCGCGCTGACGGTGGCCGCGGGCTGGTGGGCCGGTGTGCCCTGGGGCGTGGCCACGTTCCTCGCGGTGCCTCCGCTGGCCCTCTTCACGCTCTACTTCGGAGAGCGGTGGGAGGCCTTGAAGCGCGACATCACCGTGTTCTTCACCCTGGGCAACCGCGCGCGCCTCAAGGCGCTGCTGCTGGCCGACGGCGAGCGTCTGGCCTCCGAGGTAGAGCGTCTGGCCGGTGAGTACCGTCCGAAGCTGGATGGCACTCCGCTGCCCGGCACTGCTCCCGTGACGCCCTGA
- a CDS encoding translocation/assembly module TamB domain-containing protein, translating to MSSPSRNSARRALLVVLLLLSGSILLLRMQASWDFACTLARRNLPGVLGLDVGIGRCELDPLNSRVLVHGFSLFQPGTDTPLVAVDMAEVQLGFLRPFTGRLTLALVKASRPRVTLDLSQPSAQPAKKSEGCFLDPLERLRVAKLDITGAEVRLALPQGRRVEVGELDVRWAERWGVIELDVEARRGLVRLGPDGQELALGQLAVAGAVDPDEALLELERAEVSLDDITTTVSGRVENLCDPNLALDAQVFLPLRTLSQARLVPKRATGHLWSRVSIAGKPSAPAVSLELSGSGLGYDRFGPTNLTARLSYSGDEVRVENLVVPVGAGKVMATARLGLTPNLPLEVSLATEDASLGRILDRAGVKGSWVDFPATLDAQLNGNLLPRFSLAGPLDLRTGPFVLATHAYDAPEDSGLTILEFDKGRAQAQVRIAADRVAFNHITAESGRSRVHGDVALLLGDKLGLDIHGQGDLELSDFGHIAGLQWAGRGSATYSITGPASEVKVEAGLSLRDFVFWNLSLGVLQGKLAYSDGVLSFPAFTGQKGRTQYYGKAGVSFGRLLGLSLEVNVPQGRTEDLVDVVAGLSPSLAVMKGTLGGTATGRVEVDSPVEKLEGLVAFKATDTTYLGRRMGDGEMRLRFVDGKAMVLERTVLKGPLGRTWAEGTFTFAGGLDYRFGGDGLSLGETVGPEVAERMGITGTMVMDGTVSGTAEVPVVDATLRAPRITFAGRNLGAMDLTGRLVGKDFEAWGHPFQDAIGRLGFKVQDNWPYTAQGSFSLPEIRPLLPSDPLWAGVSGSASGTLNAKGQLLEPAGSQVNATVDKLVLSRDDVHGENVGPIVLAYAASRLDVQPFRFLGPYVDLTLGGWMGPRGMDVTLRGGWDVRMLESLLPASVERATGRITVDAEATGTPESPSVVGTAELLDLRLALRDWPVNVRGMSGRMEMTGQRVLLEHLQGQLNEGRVSARGDVRLERFLPTRLGLTVQLDEVPYRLTEDLPATFSGLLQVSGPPHGFTVTGGLDIVKMRYQKALDVESLLKSLQKRTYTPSGPVTSSTGEAPKPLVIWDVNVHFGDVRVDNNLAKARFLGDVRLTGTDLRPGLLGRVELAEGSQAFFRNNPFTINQGQVEFQDATGIDPVFEVQAQTQVREYTVKLHAFGKPADPQILLSSEPALVEGDIVSLLTLGFTSSDKDTAASASAGLAAEALFNVSGLDRQLQRFLPSNPVLRDLSLQISTTYNDATRQAEPTAQLESKFLSEQLKIGMTQPVSGRGTRARAEYRFDDRLSAQAQWDNENNEASFGNLGLELKLSWEVE from the coding sequence TTGTCCTCCCCGAGCCGCAACAGCGCGCGCAGAGCGCTCCTGGTGGTGCTCCTCCTGTTGTCGGGGAGCATCCTGCTGTTGCGGATGCAGGCCTCCTGGGACTTCGCCTGCACGCTGGCGCGGCGCAACCTGCCGGGCGTGCTGGGGCTGGACGTGGGCATTGGCCGCTGCGAGCTGGACCCGCTCAACTCGCGCGTCCTCGTGCACGGCTTCTCGCTCTTCCAGCCGGGCACGGACACGCCGCTGGTGGCGGTGGACATGGCGGAGGTGCAGCTCGGCTTCCTGCGGCCCTTCACCGGCCGGCTGACGCTGGCGCTGGTGAAGGCCTCGCGGCCGCGCGTGACGCTCGACTTGTCGCAGCCGTCGGCGCAGCCCGCGAAGAAGTCCGAGGGCTGCTTCCTGGACCCGCTGGAGCGGCTGCGCGTGGCGAAGCTGGACATCACCGGCGCGGAGGTGCGGCTCGCGCTGCCGCAGGGCCGGCGCGTGGAGGTGGGCGAGCTGGACGTGCGCTGGGCGGAGCGCTGGGGCGTCATCGAGCTGGATGTGGAGGCGCGGCGCGGCCTCGTGCGGCTGGGCCCGGACGGACAGGAGCTGGCGCTGGGGCAGCTCGCGGTGGCGGGCGCGGTGGACCCGGACGAGGCGCTGCTGGAGTTGGAGCGCGCGGAGGTGTCGCTCGACGACATCACCACCACCGTGTCCGGCCGGGTGGAGAACCTGTGCGACCCGAACCTCGCGCTGGACGCGCAGGTGTTCCTCCCGCTGCGCACGCTGTCCCAGGCGCGCCTGGTGCCGAAGCGGGCCACGGGCCACCTCTGGTCTCGCGTGTCCATCGCCGGCAAGCCCTCGGCGCCCGCGGTGTCGCTGGAGCTGTCTGGCAGTGGGCTCGGCTATGACCGCTTCGGCCCCACCAACCTCACCGCGCGCCTGTCGTACTCGGGTGACGAGGTGCGGGTGGAGAACCTGGTGGTTCCGGTGGGCGCGGGGAAGGTGATGGCCACGGCGCGGCTGGGCCTCACGCCGAACCTGCCGCTGGAGGTGTCGCTCGCCACGGAGGACGCGTCGCTGGGGCGCATCCTCGACAGGGCGGGCGTGAAGGGCTCGTGGGTGGACTTCCCGGCCACGCTGGACGCGCAGCTCAACGGCAACCTGCTGCCGCGCTTCTCGCTGGCGGGCCCGTTGGATTTGCGCACCGGCCCCTTCGTGCTGGCCACGCACGCGTATGACGCGCCGGAGGACTCGGGGCTCACCATCCTCGAGTTCGACAAGGGGCGCGCGCAGGCGCAGGTGCGGATTGCGGCGGACCGCGTGGCCTTCAACCACATCACCGCGGAGTCGGGCCGCTCGCGCGTGCACGGGGACGTGGCGCTGCTCCTCGGCGACAAGCTGGGGTTGGACATCCACGGCCAGGGCGACCTGGAGCTCTCCGACTTCGGCCACATCGCCGGCCTCCAGTGGGCGGGGCGGGGGAGCGCGACGTATTCGATTACCGGCCCCGCGTCCGAGGTGAAGGTGGAGGCGGGCCTGTCCCTGCGCGACTTCGTCTTCTGGAACCTCTCGCTGGGCGTGCTGCAGGGGAAGCTGGCGTATTCCGACGGCGTGCTGTCCTTCCCCGCCTTCACCGGCCAGAAGGGGCGCACGCAGTACTACGGCAAGGCGGGCGTGTCCTTCGGGCGGCTCCTGGGCCTGAGCCTGGAGGTGAATGTCCCGCAGGGTCGCACCGAGGACCTGGTGGACGTGGTGGCGGGGCTGAGCCCGTCGCTCGCGGTGATGAAGGGCACGCTGGGTGGCACCGCCACCGGGCGCGTGGAGGTGGACAGCCCGGTGGAGAAGCTGGAGGGGCTGGTGGCCTTCAAGGCGACGGACACCACGTACCTCGGCCGCCGCATGGGCGACGGTGAGATGCGCCTGCGCTTCGTGGACGGCAAGGCGATGGTGCTCGAGCGCACCGTGCTGAAGGGGCCGCTGGGGCGCACGTGGGCGGAGGGCACCTTCACCTTCGCGGGCGGCCTGGACTACCGCTTCGGCGGTGACGGCCTGTCGCTGGGGGAGACGGTGGGGCCGGAGGTGGCCGAGCGCATGGGCATCACCGGCACCATGGTGATGGACGGCACCGTGTCCGGTACCGCCGAGGTGCCGGTGGTGGACGCCACGCTGCGTGCGCCGCGCATCACCTTCGCCGGCCGCAACCTGGGCGCCATGGACCTCACCGGGCGCCTGGTGGGCAAGGACTTCGAGGCGTGGGGCCACCCCTTCCAGGACGCCATTGGACGGCTGGGCTTCAAGGTGCAGGACAACTGGCCCTACACCGCGCAGGGCTCGTTCTCGCTGCCGGAAATCCGCCCGCTGCTGCCGTCGGACCCGCTGTGGGCCGGCGTGTCCGGCTCGGCGTCCGGCACGCTGAACGCGAAGGGGCAGTTGCTGGAGCCCGCCGGCTCGCAGGTGAATGCCACGGTGGACAAGCTGGTGCTCTCGCGTGACGACGTGCACGGGGAGAACGTGGGCCCCATCGTCCTCGCCTACGCGGCAAGCCGCCTGGACGTGCAGCCCTTCCGCTTCCTGGGCCCGTACGTGGACCTGACGCTGGGCGGGTGGATGGGGCCTCGCGGCATGGACGTCACGCTGCGCGGCGGCTGGGACGTGCGCATGCTGGAGTCGCTGCTGCCCGCCAGCGTGGAGCGCGCCACCGGGCGCATCACCGTGGATGCGGAGGCCACCGGCACGCCGGAGTCCCCGTCCGTGGTGGGCACCGCGGAGCTGTTGGACCTGCGGCTCGCGCTGCGCGACTGGCCCGTCAACGTGCGCGGCATGTCCGGGCGCATGGAGATGACGGGCCAGCGCGTGCTGCTGGAGCACCTGCAGGGCCAGCTCAACGAGGGCCGCGTGTCCGCGCGCGGCGACGTGCGGCTGGAGCGCTTCCTGCCCACGCGGCTGGGCCTCACGGTGCAGCTCGACGAGGTTCCCTACCGGCTCACGGAGGACCTGCCAGCGACGTTCTCCGGCCTGCTCCAGGTGAGCGGCCCGCCCCATGGCTTCACCGTCACGGGCGGGCTGGACATCGTGAAGATGCGCTACCAGAAGGCGCTGGACGTGGAGTCGCTGCTCAAGTCGCTCCAGAAGCGCACGTACACGCCCAGCGGCCCGGTGACGTCGTCCACGGGTGAGGCTCCCAAGCCGCTCGTCATCTGGGACGTCAACGTGCACTTCGGCGACGTGCGCGTGGACAACAACCTGGCCAAGGCGCGTTTCCTGGGCGACGTGCGGCTGACGGGCACCGACTTGCGGCCCGGCCTGCTGGGGCGCGTGGAGCTGGCGGAGGGCAGCCAGGCGTTCTTCCGCAACAATCCCTTCACCATCAACCAGGGGCAGGTGGAGTTCCAGGACGCCACCGGCATCGACCCCGTCTTCGAAGTCCAGGCCCAGACGCAGGTGCGCGAGTACACGGTGAAGCTGCACGCCTTCGGCAAGCCGGCGGACCCGCAGATTCTCCTCTCGTCCGAGCCGGCGCTGGTGGAGGGCGACATCGTCTCACTGCTCACCCTGGGCTTCACCTCGTCCGACAAGGACACGGCGGCCTCGGCGAGCGCCGGCCTGGCGGCCGAGGCCCTCTTCAACGTCTCGGGACTGGACCGGCAGCTCCAGCGTTTCCTCCCCAGCAACCCGGTGTTGCGGGATTTGTCCCTGCAAATCTCCACCACCTACAACGACGCCACCCGTCAGGCGGAGCCGACCGCACAACTGGAGTCGAAGTTCCTCAGCGAGCAGCTTAAAATCGGCATGACTCAACCGGTGAGCGGGCGCGGAACGCGGGCGCGCGCCGAGTACCGCTTCGACGACCGACTCTCCGCTCAGGCCCAGTGGGACAACGAGAACAACGAAGCCTCGTTTGGAAACCTCGGGCTCGAGCTGAAGCTGAGCTGGGAGGTCGAGTAG
- a CDS encoding ExeA family protein: MTTYLDFFELTQEPFSNAPVSRFYYNSAQHSQALTRLMHAVSYMKGLSILIGDIGAGKTTLARRMLDSLPESEYEAALLVIIHSGITANWLLRRIALQLGVENPAQEKLALLSQLYQRLLQIYESGKKAVVLIDEAQMLETRELMEEFRGLLNLEVPERKLISFVFFGLPEIEKNLKLDPPLAQRVAMRYKLEPFTAESTEAYVKHRLRLAGCPRMPFSPEALLAVHEHSSGSPRVINTLCDNALFEAFLARQETISAELVHRIGKNLGLQGINTPASGAAEGAGASVTALPRTANSKVDLAEIDRYLEGLGKL, encoded by the coding sequence ATGACGACCTACCTCGACTTCTTCGAGCTGACCCAGGAGCCCTTCTCCAACGCTCCGGTGAGCCGCTTCTATTACAACTCCGCGCAGCACTCGCAGGCGCTCACCCGGCTGATGCACGCGGTGAGCTACATGAAGGGCCTGTCCATCCTCATCGGGGACATCGGCGCGGGGAAGACGACGCTCGCGCGCCGCATGCTCGACTCGCTGCCCGAGTCCGAGTACGAGGCCGCGCTCCTCGTCATCATCCACTCCGGAATCACCGCCAACTGGCTCCTGCGCCGCATCGCGCTCCAGCTCGGCGTGGAGAACCCGGCGCAGGAGAAGCTCGCGCTGCTGTCGCAGCTGTACCAGCGGCTGCTGCAAATCTACGAGTCCGGCAAGAAGGCCGTCGTCCTCATCGACGAGGCGCAGATGCTGGAGACGCGGGAGCTGATGGAGGAGTTCCGCGGGCTGCTCAACCTGGAAGTGCCGGAGCGCAAGCTCATCTCCTTCGTCTTCTTCGGCCTTCCCGAGATTGAGAAGAACCTGAAGCTGGACCCGCCGCTCGCCCAGCGCGTGGCCATGCGCTACAAGCTGGAGCCCTTCACCGCCGAGTCCACGGAGGCGTACGTCAAGCACCGCCTCCGGCTGGCCGGGTGCCCGCGCATGCCCTTCTCGCCAGAGGCGCTGCTCGCGGTGCACGAGCACTCGTCGGGCTCTCCGCGCGTCATCAACACCCTGTGCGACAACGCCCTCTTCGAGGCCTTCCTCGCGCGGCAGGAGACCATCTCCGCGGAGCTGGTGCACCGCATCGGGAAGAACCTGGGCCTGCAGGGCATCAACACGCCCGCCAGTGGAGCAGCCGAGGGAGCAGGCGCTTCCGTGACGGCGCTGCCCCGCACGGCGAACAGCAAGGTGGACCTGGCGGAGATCGACCGCTACCTCGAAGGGCTGGGTAAGCTGTAG
- a CDS encoding POTRA domain-containing protein: MAWVLLLCVLVSGAAAAQDESWPEVVAVELHLPGGADAEGLAGLVAVRKGQTLAPGAVRHSLERLWATGRFTDVVARTVDVPGGVRLVFQLTPVARLARLRFAGNAVLSESQLIEASGLLEGGPLDGEELEGAVSAILQAYQRKGYDSAKVTVRQEPVTNGLDVLLTVEEGVPTRVRMVTFTGSPGFPLARLLEVLAMRPGEVFDRARLDEGLERLRTLLREAGHWRAQVGTPSVLVEGSAATVAVPLSAGPRYLVRFHGNRRFPATLLERVLAHDVAESLDDVVVGRLARRVEAFYRHRGFHDVHVRPREVLRQDGELAALAFDVEEGLPLRVTEVRFHGNKGMPSEQLRALLTERVRAGEPRPELDLRLLDDPLNAEGRLGPEQGELEPPPDPSTVYVEDAWLDAVDAMNELYREEGFLSSAVTFRGLTVDVVGHTAVADFDVEEGPRAFITKVRFEGMPANVPAEVTSLKPARGQLLQGQLSKGQPLSFERVEAARQELERALAKSGYIFGKVTNTTSVGEDEQAVTVVFHADPGPQVRVGKILVQGLTRTDPDLVLANLDVEEGKPVALEQLTEGQRRLARLGVFRQVDVSLADPTRREETKDVLVTVQERPRLDGEVSGGYFLVDGPRITLDTAYRNLDGQGLSLLARGKVNYAGWSAEALSADRRIACSQPGVDGRPAPGCDAELQGLSGLGGRGNLALAQPRLFFLLPLEVGARLDLIGERVHRPSYVSTRFAAAAALDWAAASWLNVSLSYEVENNRLRSRAGVLELLNRADQERLRYPFGDFTLHSLRPSATLDFRDDPANPRKGVVFISSAEFTRGLSVRPTDVAGNRVDGYPIDGVKLSGNLSGYIPLGRRASMALSARAGTIIPLEKDAQAIGSKLFYLGGSSSLRGFREDGVLPEDVRGALHQRLQDCRALITPAGCSAELKAVLAGQVPASQGGELFTLGKAELRLPALSALDLGLFFEAGNLWLDRTAFDVGRLRYAAGAGLRYVTPVGPLAFDVGFNLDPDETVNEATTQFHFSIGTF; this comes from the coding sequence ATGGCGTGGGTGCTGCTGCTGTGCGTCCTCGTGTCGGGCGCGGCGGCGGCGCAGGACGAGTCCTGGCCGGAGGTGGTGGCCGTGGAGCTGCACCTGCCGGGCGGCGCGGACGCGGAAGGCCTCGCCGGGCTGGTGGCGGTGCGCAAGGGCCAGACGCTGGCGCCGGGCGCGGTGCGGCACTCGCTGGAGCGCCTGTGGGCGACAGGGCGCTTCACCGACGTGGTGGCGCGCACCGTGGACGTGCCGGGCGGTGTGCGGCTGGTGTTCCAGCTCACGCCGGTGGCGCGGCTGGCGCGGCTGCGCTTCGCGGGCAACGCGGTGCTGTCCGAGTCGCAGCTCATCGAAGCCAGCGGCCTGCTCGAGGGTGGCCCGCTGGACGGCGAGGAGCTGGAGGGCGCGGTGTCCGCCATCCTCCAGGCGTACCAGCGCAAGGGCTACGACTCGGCGAAGGTGACGGTGCGGCAGGAGCCGGTGACGAACGGGCTCGACGTGCTGCTCACGGTGGAGGAGGGCGTGCCCACGCGGGTGCGGATGGTGACCTTCACCGGCAGCCCCGGCTTCCCGCTGGCCCGGCTGCTGGAGGTGCTGGCGATGCGGCCGGGCGAGGTGTTCGACCGGGCGCGCCTGGACGAGGGGCTGGAGCGGCTGCGCACGCTGCTGCGCGAGGCGGGCCACTGGCGCGCGCAGGTGGGGACGCCCTCGGTGCTGGTGGAGGGCAGCGCGGCCACGGTGGCGGTGCCGCTGTCGGCGGGGCCCCGGTACCTGGTGCGCTTCCATGGCAACCGCCGCTTCCCGGCGACGCTGCTGGAGCGTGTGCTGGCGCACGACGTGGCGGAGTCGCTGGATGACGTGGTGGTGGGCCGGCTGGCGCGGCGGGTGGAGGCCTTCTACCGCCACCGTGGCTTCCACGACGTGCACGTGCGCCCGCGCGAGGTGCTGCGGCAGGACGGTGAGCTGGCGGCGCTGGCCTTCGACGTGGAGGAGGGGCTCCCGCTTCGAGTGACGGAGGTTCGCTTCCACGGCAACAAGGGCATGCCGTCCGAGCAACTGCGCGCGCTGCTCACGGAGCGCGTGCGCGCGGGCGAGCCTCGCCCCGAACTGGACTTGCGCCTGCTGGATGACCCGCTCAATGCGGAGGGGCGCCTGGGGCCGGAGCAGGGGGAGTTGGAGCCTCCTCCGGACCCGTCCACCGTGTACGTGGAGGACGCGTGGCTGGACGCCGTGGACGCGATGAACGAGCTGTACCGCGAGGAGGGCTTCCTCTCCTCGGCGGTGACGTTCCGCGGGCTGACGGTGGACGTGGTGGGCCACACGGCGGTGGCGGACTTCGACGTGGAGGAGGGCCCGCGGGCGTTCATCACGAAGGTGCGCTTCGAGGGCATGCCGGCGAACGTGCCCGCGGAAGTCACGAGCTTGAAGCCGGCCCGGGGGCAATTGCTCCAGGGGCAGCTGAGCAAGGGACAGCCCCTGAGCTTCGAGCGGGTGGAGGCCGCGCGGCAGGAGCTGGAGCGCGCGCTGGCGAAGTCCGGCTACATCTTCGGCAAGGTCACCAACACGACGAGCGTGGGCGAGGACGAGCAGGCGGTGACGGTGGTGTTCCACGCGGACCCGGGCCCCCAGGTACGCGTGGGGAAGATTCTGGTGCAGGGGCTCACGCGCACGGACCCGGACCTGGTGCTGGCGAACCTGGACGTGGAGGAGGGCAAGCCCGTCGCGCTGGAGCAACTCACGGAAGGGCAGCGGCGCCTGGCTCGGCTGGGCGTGTTCCGGCAGGTGGACGTGTCGCTGGCGGACCCCACGCGGCGCGAGGAAACGAAGGACGTGCTGGTGACGGTGCAGGAGCGGCCCCGGTTGGATGGCGAGGTCTCCGGCGGCTACTTCCTCGTGGACGGTCCGCGAATCACCTTGGACACGGCGTACCGCAACCTGGATGGCCAGGGCCTGAGCCTGCTGGCGCGCGGCAAGGTGAACTACGCGGGCTGGAGTGCGGAGGCGCTGTCCGCGGACCGGCGCATCGCCTGTTCACAGCCGGGCGTGGACGGGCGCCCGGCTCCGGGCTGCGACGCGGAGTTGCAGGGGCTGAGTGGACTGGGTGGGCGCGGCAACCTGGCGCTGGCGCAGCCTCGTCTGTTCTTCCTGCTGCCGCTGGAGGTGGGCGCGCGGTTGGACCTGATTGGCGAGCGCGTGCACCGGCCGTCGTATGTGTCCACGCGGTTCGCCGCTGCGGCGGCGCTGGACTGGGCGGCGGCGTCGTGGCTGAACGTGTCGCTGTCGTACGAAGTGGAGAACAACCGGCTGCGCTCGCGCGCGGGCGTGCTGGAGTTGCTCAACCGCGCGGACCAGGAGCGGCTGCGCTACCCGTTCGGCGACTTCACGCTGCACTCGCTGCGGCCGTCGGCCACGCTGGACTTCCGGGACGACCCGGCGAATCCGCGCAAGGGCGTGGTGTTCATCTCCAGCGCGGAGTTCACCCGGGGCCTGAGCGTGAGGCCCACGGACGTGGCGGGCAACCGCGTGGACGGGTACCCGATTGACGGCGTGAAGCTGTCGGGGAACCTGAGCGGCTACATCCCGCTGGGGCGGCGCGCGAGCATGGCGCTGTCGGCGCGCGCGGGCACCATCATCCCGCTGGAGAAGGACGCGCAGGCCATCGGCTCGAAGCTGTTCTACCTGGGCGGCTCGTCCAGCCTGCGTGGCTTCCGCGAGGACGGCGTGTTGCCCGAGGACGTGCGCGGTGCATTGCACCAGCGGCTGCAGGACTGCCGGGCGTTGATTACGCCGGCGGGGTGCTCGGCGGAGTTGAAGGCGGTTCTGGCGGGACAGGTGCCGGCGAGCCAGGGCGGTGAGCTCTTCACGCTGGGCAAGGCGGAGTTGCGGCTGCCGGCGTTGTCGGCGTTGGACCTGGGCCTGTTTTTCGAGGCGGGCAACCTGTGGCTGGACAGGACGGCGTTCGACGTGGGGCGGCTGCGGTACGCGGCGGGCGCGGGCCTGCGGTACGTGACGCCGGTGGGCCCGCTGGCCTTCGACGTGGGCTTCAACCTGGACCCGGACGAGACGGTGAACGAGGCGACCACGCAGTTCCACTTCAGCATCGGCACGTTCTGA